DNA from Phycisphaerae bacterium:
TGTTTGAGCATCGGGCACGGGCGGGCCGGCAACCAGTGGTACCGGGCGAGAGAAAGGGCCGACGAGGGCGTCGGCCCCACTTGTTTTCCATCTGCGTCAATCCCATGATCTGCGGGCCGGATGGATACGATCAGGATCAGCCCCTCGGCACGGCTCCCTCGACCTTGCTCCCTTCGGGTCTGCCCTCGGCGATGAGCTCTCTTCGAGCCTGAGGCTCAGCCTCAGAGCGTGTTTAGCGTGCTGGGGTCTGGCTCTTTTTGCCCCAATGCAGTTCGCCGTGCAATCTGGAGTGGTTGGCTCAGTCAGGCGGGGGCTCGGCGGCGCGAAAAAAAAAGTGCCTGACCCGCTGTCTTGCACGCTAAACACGTATCAGCCTCGGAGCCGAAGGCGGGCTGAATGGAGCCTCGGGATCCAAGACGCAGCAAGATCGGCACAAACGGTCGGCCGGCCGGAAGTTGGCGCGCAGAACACGCCCTGCCGGGCTTGCCTTGACGAGCCGGCGGGTTCGCCGCCGGCGGATTCATCCTGCCGGTCTTCTGCACGTGCAACGAAGACCACGGGGATAAACCCCGTGGCTCGTCAAGAGTTGCGGCTACGAGCCGTTGCTATAAGGTCCGGGAGACTCCGTGATCCGCAGCATGGGCAGGGGCGCATCCTTGGGTGATGGCCTGGCGGCGGCACCGGCCGTCGCCATCTCGGCCGCGGCGGCGCGAGCCTGATCGATCTGCTCGCGGAAGGCCTTCCAACGGCGGGCGGCCTCGTTCTTGTAGTCACCCTTCTCGGCCAGCACGAAATCACTGCTGACCGCCATGACCTCGGTATAGCGGATCGAATAGTGCCGCAGCCGGTCCATGGCCTCGGCATCGCCGGGCTTCACCTTCGCCAGATGATCGTTGGAGATCTTGCGATCGCGGGCCAGAAGCGTCTCTGAGGCCTCGTGCCAGGCGGCGGCGTCCATCGCCTCGACGTCGTCCACCATCTTCTGATATTCGCTCGACAGCGGCAGGCCCGCCCGGGCGTTGACGTACCAGTGAAACGTTCGCTGGAGCTTGCGAATGAACAGGTCGGCGGCTTCGTCGAACTTGAGGCACGATGCGCAGAAGTAGTTGTCCATCGCGTCCATCTTGCGGTAGTCGATCAGGCGGCCGAGCTGGCAGATGGTGTAGCTCTTGGTGCCGGGGAACGGAAAGAAGATCGCCCAGCGGAACCGCCCCGGCCTGATCTTGGCCATCAGGTCGATGGTCTCTTCCATCATTGACCGCGTCTCGTAAGGCAGGCCGAACATCAGAAACGCGGAGCTGTGCAGCCCGTACCGGTGGCACAGGTCGAAGGCGTCGATGATCGCCTGGTTGCTCATGTGGCGGTCGAGGATCTTGCGGCGAAGCTCGTCGCTGCCGCTTTCGACGCCGAATTTGACGATCATGCAGGGCGACTGCGACAGGGCCTTGGCAATCGGCTCGCTGAAAGCCTGCACGTGGGCGTTGAGCACAAACGGGACATTGATGCCCGATGCCGTATACGCCTCGACGAAACGAATGCAATAATCCTTGTTCAGCGTGAACAGGTCGTCATCGAAGATGAACGTCTCCAGGTAGGGGTGCCGGCTCTTGAGTTCCCGCATCTCACCGATAATCCGATCGATCGGATAGTTGCGAAGATAGCTGCGCCGAGAATAACCGCCCTCGGTGAAGTAACGGTCGGATACCTCGTGGTTGAAACAGTAACTGCAGCGGTAGGGGCAGCCCCGCGAGGTCAGCATGCTCTGCCACCCGTTCTTGCGCGGCAGCATGTGCGGCAGGTCATAAAGCTCGTAGTCGGTGGGGGCGATGTCGGCCGGGTCGGGGAATGGGCCGAGCGGGTTCTCGCGGTAGGTGCCGTCGGCGTTACGGACAAGGAAGTTGGGAGTATCGCGGGCGGTCGGGTCGCCGGCCGCAAGCTTGTCGATCAACTCGGGAAAGGCCGTGTCGCACTCGCCGACCCCGATATAGTCCCAGAAACCGTCATTGACGATCTGCTGGGTACACATGATGGCGTGTACACCCCCGACACCGATCGGCACGGCCGGCATGGCCCGCCTGATGGCCTTGGCCAGACGCAAGGCGAACTTGTACTGCTGGGTCATGACCGAGAAGGCCACGAAGTCCGGCCGCCACTGCCGGATCTTCTCAACAATCTCCTCGTCGCCGGGGATTTCGTACAAGGCTTCATTGATGTTCAGCAGTCCGGTGACATGCCCCCGCAGTTTTATCCCCCCTGACAACGCAGCCACCCCGTGGTTAAACCCCTCCTCGGCGTTGAGGTTCGGATAGATGAAGAGAACCCGCATTCCCAGCCCCTGGGTCACCGTAAGCTCGTGCCACGACAGACGTTGGAAGTCTAGTAGGCGTCTGATCGGTCGTCAACGGCCGACAGGGATTTCGGCCAACGTGACGCTCCGGAACCGCGTGTTCATCAAATGGGAGTACTGCGAGTGGCCCCGCAGGTAAACCGTGATGGAATCCGCCTCGGCGGCGGCGGCAGTCGCAAGCATCGTCCATTTCTCGCGCTGATAGGTGGGCGAGCCCCAGACAACGGACCGGCCAAGAGGATCATCGCCGCCCGTCGGATCGATCCCGAGTTGGGCGCAAATGATCATCTGCTGGTTATTCCACGGATTCCACAAGCGGACCTCGGCCGCGAGTTGATAGCGGCGCCCCTTCTCGCAAGGCACGTGCTGGTATAGCACCGTATCAGAAAAACGGGCTTCCTCCGAGACCTCCCACCCGGCCGCAGGGATTGGATTGCGACTGCCGTCCGGAGCATCAAGCTTAAATGCCGGGACCGTCCCCGCAATGGTCTTCGTCATCCATCCGTAAGGCAGACCCGAATCACCCGGCCCGCTGAAATCGCCGTTGAGCAATTCCGCGACCATCGGGATCGCCGGTCGGGGCATCACAGGGCCTGCAAGCGGTTCCGACTCGTTTCCGGCCGCATCGACGGTTCGGATGGTGTAACGGTAGGGCTGACCATTCTCGAGTCCTGATTCCGCATACTGATATCGCCCCGGCGCAGATGCAGGGATCTCGGCAATCAGTTCCGGTTCGGCTTGCACGCCACCTTCGCTCAAGCGAAGGCGACTAATGATCATGCTGGTGATGTCCCCGTCGGCCGGTATATCCCAGACCAGACGCACGCGTCCGTCGGCGGAATATCGCTGAGCATAAGGCGACGCCCCCGGTCGCCAATTCACCGCCGTCGCTGAGGGCGGCGGCACCTTGTCCGGCTCATACTCGATGAGAATCACCGCCAAGTCGCGGTCAGCAACCGGCGTGCCGTCGACGAAAAGCTCGCCGTCCTTGAAATCATCGGTCCTGGAGGTCCACAAGCGAACCGGGCCGTCTTTCGCCGGGGCAGACACTTCAATGTAATACCTCTTCCCAGGTGCCAGGTTCATCTGACCTGGACTGAAAAGAAGGATACGACTCTCTATCGCCGGCCCGAGCGCCTTGCCTTCAGGACCGGATTCAAGAATGCGAATGATCGGTGCGACGGTGGGTCCGTCGCCGACAGCGGGAAAAACACTCAACATAGCCAGACTGGTGCCTTTCGCGACGAACGTCTGGCCGTAGGTCTTGCTCGCCGTCTTGTAGACCTCGGTGAACCGCGGCCGGTGGCGGATGATCTGTCCGGCCGGGTTGTATTGAATCCGCAAGGCCAGGTCCAGCGAGGACTGGCTCTTGCCGTCCATATAGGCCGAACCGTCGGGATAGCGGTTGTCCGCAACCACGTGCATTCGAAATGGTGAGCCGTCAGCACGTGTGAAACGCAGGTAGTACTTCCCTCCCGGAATGGTGGGCAGGGCGCCGTAAGGGTAGTTGCTGCTCGCGCAGACGGCCTGGCCGATCTGTCTTCCGGCGGCATTGCCTTCATGCAGCGCGATCAAAACGCCGTCGGCGTTCTGAAACGCAATACCGGTGATCGCGGTGCCGGGAGCGACGAAAACCTGGCCGAACTCGGCATGGTCGGCATCCGCCGGTTTGCCGCCTTGGAGAAGGTCATACTGAAACGGCAACTCGATGTGGATGCGATTGAAACCGGTCTCACTGACAATCGCTGCCGGTCGCAAGGCCGGACCGAACCCGTAGGCCTCCTCGATCGCCGCGGTATAGACGCCACGGCCGGGTACGCGAGCAACCCACTGACCGCTGTACTCGTGGGTCGGGCGACAGATGATCGGAGGCCCCATCTTGGGATCGGACAAGTAAGTTGTGAGGCCGGCCGCCGTACCGCCGGGCGCTCCCGTACTTCCGTGGACCATGATTCCGGAATCGTCAACCGCGGCCGCGGCTACCGGAACGCCTAACAGGAAGAGCAAAATCGACGATTGCAGGTGGGATTGCCTCATTTGTCCAGCCTCCCAAATTCGCCCTTGACCGGCTGGATCACGAAGTCCTTGCCGCGACCTTCGTCGAGGATGGCTTTGCGCTCGAAGGCAATGGCGTTCGGCGTGACCGTGGCCACGACATACTCGGTGTGCGTGGCATCGCCGAACGGGGCCGACGGATAGAGAGTATACAGCGGAATCCCAAGGGTTTCTTCGGGAGGATAGTGTTTTCCATCGTGCGTATGCCCCGCGAACGCAGCCTTGACAGTGTGCTCCTCGGGATGCGCTGCCAGAACACGATAAACAGGGCCGCCCGTTCCGGCATTCTTGCCCATCATCCAGTCAGGATAGTGCATGAATAGCAAGGTGGGATACTTCTTCGGGTTGTTGACGTGGCGGATCAGGTCCGCCTCCAGCCACTGGATGTGCTGCTCCGTGTCCGCGGTGGAGGTGTCCACAATCACAAAGTGAATTCCTCCGCGGTTAAATGAGTAGTAGTACTTGTTCTCGACGACAAAGCGCAGGGCCGGGTCGACCTCGTCGTTAAAGGGATACGGCGGAAGGCAGGATCGCACCGCCATCTTGGTGCCACCGTCATGATTACCCATTGCGATGTGAATGGGAATGTTGGCCTCGCGCAGCCGCCGGAAGAAACTCACCCGGGTGTCAAAGCCGCTTGGCATGTCGCCCACGGCCACCGCAAACGACGGGGCGAGCTCAATGATTTCGCGGGTCATTTGGTCCACACCCTCGATGTTTTGCGTGTCCGAGATGATCACAAACCGATTGGAGGCGTCGCTTGCCCCGGCTTCGGGAAGAAAGAAAGCCGACACACATGCGACGGCAAGGGTCATCATTGCTGATAATGTTGTGAGGTTTGGTGTACGGCTGCGAAGTCTCATGGTTCTCCATTCCCTCAAGGATGTGCGTGATTGCGCGTCGGCCCGAATGGCGCGACTGAGTCACCGCGAGCGCGTGGTCATTGTATAGCGCCTCGGATTATGCCCGCAACCGGACACGACCTCCTGTCGGCCATATTCAGTGAGTCTCAGCTTTCCTTCGTGTGGGCTTGATGACAACAGGACGCCGCCGGTGGTGGAATCACATCTGCTCTGGGTGCCGCGCTCACGGCAAGACTTGCGCCGGTCTCACGGCGACATGGCCGCGCGATCCTGGAACGCGCGGATGGTCAGCACGTCCGTGGCGTTGAGCGAGCCGTCGATGTTGACGTCAAAGATGATGTTGTCGGGCATGACCGGCCGCGAGATGCGCGACTTGGCCTCCAGCAGGTCGGCGCTATCAACGACGCCGTCACCGGTCACGTCGCCGGTCAGGCTGCGAATGAGGGCGTCCGTATCGCCCTTGAGACAGGTAAGGTTCGCTCCCAGATCGATGCGGTAAGACTGCTGGTCGGGCAGTCCCTCGGGCCATTCGAGTACCAACGTGTAGCTGCCCTCGCCATCGTGGGTCAGCGTCTGGTGTACGGCGGGGTAGGAGTATCCGGCCCCGCCGACCTCTTCTGCCGCCACCCGGCCCTCAAGCTCCAGTCTGCCATCCTCCGGGCCGGTGATGTCGACGATGATCTTCTGTACGCCGCCCTGTCGCGTTTCCGTGGTGATCCGCCGGCCGGTGGTGGCCGAGGCGTCGATCCTGACTGCCAGCTCCCCGCTGATTGACCCGCCGTGGTAGCGGCTGCTGCGCCACTGGTGGATCTCGACCGTCGGCTCGACCGGCGCCCACCGGGCAAATCGAGCGGAAGTTTTGCCCCCGGCCGCCAGGAAGGAGCCGCCGGCGAGCAACTCGCCCCTGTGCACTGCCATCGCATACACCGAGCCCATCGCAATTCCACGACCGACCGGACTCCATGCTGCGCCGTCCCAGCGGCCCAGGCCGTCCGCCGAAAGCAGACCCTGGCTGGGGAACGAGCCACCGACTATCAGTTGGCCGTTATGGACCGCAAGGCTGTGCACCTGACGCGGCCCGCCAGCATTCTCGTCCTCCATGGCGGACCAACCCTTGCCATCCCATCTCGCGACACCGGCGGCGTGAACGCCCCCTGCAGCGGTGAACAGTCCGCCGGCAATCAGCTCGTCGTTGAAGACGGCCAACGCCGTGACCGGAACATCGGGATACCCCGAGCCGGTGACTCCCCCGGTAAGCGAATGCCATTCGGCCCCGTCCCACCGGGCAACATGATTCACCGTCTCGCCGCCGGCTTTCAAGAACAAGCCACCCGCATAAAGGTCGCCGGCGAACGCGGCCAGACAGTAGACACCGGGACTCCAAGTCCCGCTTACACCATTGCCCAGTGGCATCCATGCTTCCCCGTCCCAGCGGGCGATGCCGTTAAGCGTGGTCCCCCCCGAAGTGGTGAACGTGCCTCCGGCAATCAGTTCACCCTTGCAGACAATAAGGGCACGAACCGGCCCATTGAAGCCCTGTCCGAGCGGCGCCCATGAGCTGCCGTTCCAGCGCGCCACGTTCTTGGCACCGACTCTGCCGGCTTGAGCGAAATTGCCGCCGGCGATCAGCTCACCCCGGTAGACGGTCAAAGCCCTGACCTGAGTTCCGTCTTTGCCCCCGGCAACGCCTTCGCCGAGCGAGACCCACGCCGACCCGCTCCACCGGGCGATCCCGTTGCACCTGACCCCATTGAGGTACGTAAACTCTCCGCCCGCTATGAGTTCACCATTGTAGTCCGCAAATGCGTAGGGGCTGTGGTCCATGGCCGCCCCGAGCGGAAACCACCTGGTTCCATCCCATCGAGCGATGTTGTCAGCCCGAACACCTCCCGCGACCGTTCCCGAGCCGGTTGCGATCAGATCGTCTCCATACACCGCAAGGGCAATGACGTAACTCATCAGCCCGCCCGCCAATGGACTCCACGTCTCGCCGTCCCACCGGGCAATGTGGCGAGCCGGTTTCCCGCCGGCCTTTTCGAAGAACCCGCCGGCAATCAGCTCCCCGTTATACAGCGTCAGATCCAGGACCGACGCATCCGTTCCCTCGCCGAGCGGTGCCCACTTGCTTCCGTCCCAGATGCCGATGTTCTTGCAGGCAACGCCGCCAAGCGCGGCGAAGAACCCGCCGACAACCAGATGGTCCCCGTAACTGAGCAAGGCACTGACATTGGGGTTTGACCCGGCCGTCACTCCGCCTCCCACGGACTGCCATTCACTCCCGTTCCATCGGGCGATCTGGTTGGCTTTCAATCCGCCGGCCATTGTGAATCGCCCGCCCGCGATCAGCTCCCCTTCGTGGACGTGCAACGTTCCGACGGCGTCATTAAGCCCCGAACCGAGGGGCGACCATGTTTCGCCGTTCCACCGCGCAATCCGGTTGGCAGAAACGCCCCCTGCCGTGGTGAAGTTTCCCGCGGCAATCAAATCATTGCCGTAAATCGCCAGCGCCAGGACGTCGAAATTCGTTCCCTCGCCGAGCGGAGCCCAGCGACTCCCGTTCCAGCGGGCGATATTGGCCGCTGCTGTGTTGCCGGCCATGGCAAACGAACCGGCGGCCACGAGTTCGCCGTCGTGCACCACCAAGGCCTTGACTTGCCCGCACCCGGAGGGCTTGCTCACACCACCCCCGACGGGCGACCAGTAACGTCCGTCCCACCGAGCAACGCCGCAAACCTTGACGCCGCCGGCCGTTTCGAACCCCCCCGCAACGTAGAGTGCCGGGCCGCCGCCGTCGTCGTAAACGGCCATGGCATAGCCTTCGTAGCTCAGACCCTGTGGGGACTCCCCTGGTTTCCAGTCAAATCCACAAGCAGCGGAGGCTTCTGATATGCAGAAGATCAGCGACGCCGCGACCATCACCGTTGCCAGCCTGATCGGCAGGTGCTTATCGGCCCCTGTCGACCGACCCCATGCCGGCGAAATGACAAACATCTTTCAGGCCTCTCCATTAGTGGGCGCAGCCACCGGCGTCCCCCTTTATGCCAGTCAAACGCCGGACACGCTCAGTTGACGCCGCCTTCCAGTGAATCCTACGATGCAAGACGCCCAAACGCAAGGTAACCACTAGTATGAGACGGGTCGGACGAAGAATTGTTCATTCTGACCCGCAGGGGAGAAAGTCTCCGACGACCCCCATGCCATGCACTTCCGGACGTTCCAGGCGACCGCCAAGGGCGACAGGTAATCCGGGCCTATTGCCCGGAGGCGCCCGGTCTTTTCGGACGCCCCCCCTCGGGCCGAGCGGCCCTGGGCGGCTTGCGTCCGGCGGCCACATCCTCCTCGAAGGTCTTCTTGCGCCGCAGGAGGTGATGGTAATGCTGCGCGAAGCGGTGGGCCTCGTCGCGAACTTGCTGTAAGAGACGCAGCGCCGGATCGTTACGTGCCAGGCGGACCGGTCTGCTCCGGGCCTGGATGTAGATTTCCTCGTCCCGCTTGGCCAGAGAAACCACCATGGGCGGGGCGATGTTCATCTCGTCGAAGGCGCTCAGAGCGGCGTGGAGCTGCCCCAAACCCCCGTCGATCAGGATGACGTCCGGGTATAGTTCCTCTCCTTCGGCCGCGTGCCGGTACCGCCTCAGGACCACCTCGCGGATCATGGCGTAGTCGTCGATGCCTTCGACCGTCTTGATGCGGAAACGTTTGTAGCCGTTCTTGAAGGGCTTACCGTCGATGAAACAGACCAGCGAACCACAGGACTCCTCGCCGTGAAGATTGGCGATATCGATTCCCTCGATAGACCGCGGAGCCCGGTCGAGATCCAGGATCTCGCCCAGCTTGGCCAATCCCTCGGCCGGATCGATGTAGAACACCTCCGGCTGCACGTCCGCATTCGGATCTCCCGATAACGAGAGGGCTTCGAGAGCCTTGATCTCGTCGCGCAGCCTGGCGGCGATTTCGTATTCCTGATGTCGGGCGGCCTGCTCCATCTCCCGATTCAACTGCCGCAACACCACGCTTCGCTTGGACGCGAGAAACTTCTTGAGCCGCTCAATATCCTTGCGGTACTCCTCCTTCGAGATGCGATCGGCGCAGGGGGCGGTGCAACGGCTGATGGAATGCAGCAGGCACGGTCGAAAATAGCGCCGCCGCTCATCGCCGTCAACGATCTCCAGTTCGCACGTTCTGAACTTGAACACCTTTTGAAGGGCATTAACTGCATCGCGAACGCCGGCGGCGTTGGTGAACGGACCGAACAACTTGTTGCCCTTGAGTCGGGGCTTCCGGGTAACGTAGACGCCCGGAAAGTCGTCGGAGGTCGTGATCTCCAGGTATGGGAAGGTCTTGTCGTCACGAAGTCGGTCGTTATACGGCGGCTGGATGTCCTTGATCAGCCGGTTCTCCTGCAACAGGGCGTCGACCTCCGTCTCGCAATCGAGAAAGTCCAGGTCCACCGCCAGCGAGGCCATGTGGGCGATCTCCGGCCCTCGCGTGGCCAGCAGGTCGGTCGAGTTCTGGAAATAGCTGCTCACGCGGCTGCGGAGGTCCTTGGCCTTTCCAACATAGAGCACCCGGCCCTGTGCGTCCTTGAACAGATACACCCCGGGCGTCCTGGGCAGGTGACGAATCTTGTTCAACAAGGCCTCGCGCGGATCGGCCGACAGCCTCGGTGACTGCGCGTCCGTCAGCCTCTCGGGTGACTCTCCTTCCGGCAATTCGGAAACCATGGCGTGATATTATATCATCACGGCCTCCATTCGATGAGACGTCTGCTCC
Protein-coding regions in this window:
- a CDS encoding radical SAM protein, giving the protein MTQGLGMRVLFIYPNLNAEEGFNHGVAALSGGIKLRGHVTGLLNINEALYEIPGDEEIVEKIRQWRPDFVAFSVMTQQYKFALRLAKAIRRAMPAVPIGVGGVHAIMCTQQIVNDGFWDYIGVGECDTAFPELIDKLAAGDPTARDTPNFLVRNADGTYRENPLGPFPDPADIAPTDYELYDLPHMLPRKNGWQSMLTSRGCPYRCSYCFNHEVSDRYFTEGGYSRRSYLRNYPIDRIIGEMRELKSRHPYLETFIFDDDLFTLNKDYCIRFVEAYTASGINVPFVLNAHVQAFSEPIAKALSQSPCMIVKFGVESGSDELRRKILDRHMSNQAIIDAFDLCHRYGLHSSAFLMFGLPYETRSMMEETIDLMAKIRPGRFRWAIFFPFPGTKSYTICQLGRLIDYRKMDAMDNYFCASCLKFDEAADLFIRKLQRTFHWYVNARAGLPLSSEYQKMVDDVEAMDAAAWHEASETLLARDRKISNDHLAKVKPGDAEAMDRLRHYSIRYTEVMAVSSDFVLAEKGDYKNEAARRWKAFREQIDQARAAAAEMATAGAAARPSPKDAPLPMLRITESPGPYSNGS
- a CDS encoding metallophosphoesterase, giving the protein MMTLAVACVSAFFLPEAGASDASNRFVIISDTQNIEGVDQMTREIIELAPSFAVAVGDMPSGFDTRVSFFRRLREANIPIHIAMGNHDGGTKMAVRSCLPPYPFNDEVDPALRFVVENKYYYSFNRGGIHFVIVDTSTADTEQHIQWLEADLIRHVNNPKKYPTLLFMHYPDWMMGKNAGTGGPVYRVLAAHPEEHTVKAAFAGHTHDGKHYPPEETLGIPLYTLYPSAPFGDATHTEYVVATVTPNAIAFERKAILDEGRGKDFVIQPVKGEFGRLDK
- a CDS encoding dockerin type I domain-containing protein: MFVISPAWGRSTGADKHLPIRLATVMVAASLIFCISEASAACGFDWKPGESPQGLSYEGYAMAVYDDGGGPALYVAGGFETAGGVKVCGVARWDGRYWSPVGGGVSKPSGCGQVKALVVHDGELVAAGSFAMAGNTAAANIARWNGSRWAPLGEGTNFDVLALAIYGNDLIAAGNFTTAGGVSANRIARWNGETWSPLGSGLNDAVGTLHVHEGELIAGGRFTMAGGLKANQIARWNGSEWQSVGGGVTAGSNPNVSALLSYGDHLVVGGFFAALGGVACKNIGIWDGSKWAPLGEGTDASVLDLTLYNGELIAGGFFEKAGGKPARHIARWDGETWSPLAGGLMSYVIALAVYGDDLIATGSGTVAGGVRADNIARWDGTRWFPLGAAMDHSPYAFADYNGELIAGGEFTYLNGVRCNGIARWSGSAWVSLGEGVAGGKDGTQVRALTVYRGELIAGGNFAQAGRVGAKNVARWNGSSWAPLGQGFNGPVRALIVCKGELIAGGTFTTSGGTTLNGIARWDGEAWMPLGNGVSGTWSPGVYCLAAFAGDLYAGGLFLKAGGETVNHVARWDGAEWHSLTGGVTGSGYPDVPVTALAVFNDELIAGGLFTAAGGVHAAGVARWDGKGWSAMEDENAGGPRQVHSLAVHNGQLIVGGSFPSQGLLSADGLGRWDGAAWSPVGRGIAMGSVYAMAVHRGELLAGGSFLAAGGKTSARFARWAPVEPTVEIHQWRSSRYHGGSISGELAVRIDASATTGRRITTETRQGGVQKIIVDITGPEDGRLELEGRVAAEEVGGAGYSYPAVHQTLTHDGEGSYTLVLEWPEGLPDQQSYRIDLGANLTCLKGDTDALIRSLTGDVTGDGVVDSADLLEAKSRISRPVMPDNIIFDVNIDGSLNATDVLTIRAFQDRAAMSP
- a CDS encoding excinuclease ABC subunit UvrC, with the translated sequence MNKIRHLPRTPGVYLFKDAQGRVLYVGKAKDLRSRVSSYFQNSTDLLATRGPEIAHMASLAVDLDFLDCETEVDALLQENRLIKDIQPPYNDRLRDDKTFPYLEITTSDDFPGVYVTRKPRLKGNKLFGPFTNAAGVRDAVNALQKVFKFRTCELEIVDGDERRRYFRPCLLHSISRCTAPCADRISKEEYRKDIERLKKFLASKRSVVLRQLNREMEQAARHQEYEIAARLRDEIKALEALSLSGDPNADVQPEVFYIDPAEGLAKLGEILDLDRAPRSIEGIDIANLHGEESCGSLVCFIDGKPFKNGYKRFRIKTVEGIDDYAMIREVVLRRYRHAAEGEELYPDVILIDGGLGQLHAALSAFDEMNIAPPMVVSLAKRDEEIYIQARSRPVRLARNDPALRLLQQVRDEAHRFAQHYHHLLRRKKTFEEDVAAGRKPPRAARPEGGRPKRPGASGQ